CCACAGGACAGGCCTCCTGACAGAAACCACAGTAGATACATTTTGTCATGTCAATGTCGTAGCGAGTTGTCCTCCTGCTGCCGTCAGCACGAGTCTCCGCCTCAATGGTGATGGcctggaaacacacaacactTGGGATGAAGACAAGCGCATTACATTGTAAATGCCAACATTTGctttttgcacttctggttgAAAGCTGAACAGGATTTCACTGTGTTTGAGCTGGTGCTatatgcaatgacaataaagtcaaAGCTAATCTAAATCGATCTAATATTAATGAAGCACGTTCCAGCTCGGCCGAGTCACTCACTGGAGAGTTAGTTATTGATGCAGGCCGAGTGATTGACCATATTGGTAAAGGACATTCTTTATAAAAGCAGACTAAGCCTTTACTATGACACTTTACATGTTTCTCATAACCTTTCTGCTGGAACAGATtttattaacaaagaaaatctaTTGCATTATATATTACTATAGATTATCAATGGCGAGAGACACCTTTTTCCAATACTGTGCCATGAATTACCCATCTGATGCCTGCCACTTTATTATTCATGTTAAGAAAGCCCCGTGCAGAGTACTGTCTTTCGAATATGACAGATGTTTCTGCAGAAAGTGGGTGAACCTTCCCCAGTCTAGACGTAACAAGTTGTTAAACCGACACAAAGTCTGTCTCTGGCTAAAAGTCTGGCTGCGTGTGTGTACCTGGGCAGGGCAGATCGCTTCACACAGCTTACAGGCAATGCAGCGCTCCTCTCCTGAGGGGTACCTGTTGTGACATCATGACAGAGATTATGATAAAAGTTTGATTCATTCAAATCGATTTCATTTAGACAtgagtaaaaattaaaaaaggaaaatctgccCTAGGACGGGAAGGATGTGGGGAAGAGACGTAGAAATTAAATAGGGGCAGAAGAACAGGagtgggaggagaagaaagctgAACTCTAGAGCTGAACatggtgaaataataaaaatgaacttcagaaatacacacatattattttcagatttgaATTAGTTTCTGAAATAAGTGACAAAGAGCACAAATTTTTACTTGATTAAAGGTAAAACTGACCAAATAGAGGCCACACTGTTGAATGTCCATGGGCCTGACAACAATAAACCTTTTCAGGTTTAAATGAAACGTCCACAGCGGTGAGccataataataatgcttacACCGGGTGAAGAagaggcttttttcttttcactgcagTTTGAGTACTTAAGATCTCACATGATAACAGGAATAAATGTGAACAGAGCTCCATGACTCCTGACTGTATTCACTATGATACTAAAAAACGGTCCTACTTCTGCATCTCCTTTGATATGGTTAGAAAATGTTccacagttgaataaaaaactctaattttctttgtagtgttgtttagttaaattaatttattctaCCTTTGTCTGTAAGCagtaaagcttttatttaacaaCTATAGGTTCCAGTTTCGTATGACACCATGAAGACTCGATTTATATCGGCACAGAAGAGAACAATCAATAACCCACATATTCTTTCCATCTAAACATCTATGAGACGGTTGTTTTGAATCCATCTGACTCACATCCCAGCGTCTCTTATCAATATTCATGTAGTGGTGGTGGCTTCGTTCTCACCTGCGGAGAGCGTGCTCTCCTCTGAAGCGTGGGGAGAGGGGTCCCTTCTCAAATGGGTAATTGATGGTCGCTGGCTCTCTGAACAGGTAGCTCATCGTCATGCTCAGACCTGACATCACAACACAGTCAcatatgaatcagagagaaggCGGCTAAATGTCCTGTATGGCATTAAAAATATGACAGGAACATGTGAATCACAGTTTTCCAGTGAGGGGTCAAGGACATGCCTGACCTCAGTAACTTCATTTGGCTTTTCTGAATGAGAGAAAACCAAGATTTCAAAACGAGTGACTAATGGCATGAAAACAGAGAGTTATTCTGCTCAGAGTAGAATGGCTGAATTGTAGATGTTTTAATTCCTTGCGCACAACCGACCTCGGTGTCATTGCCCTCTATTCTTGTTTTGCTGCACCTCAACTAAAATGTGATGTAATGCACCAGATGACGGTGAGTCAATAACACACAGATCTTTATTATGTGCCGTACAGCCCAAATTCCACTGTGTAAATGTAGTGACCtctttaattcaattcagttttatttatatagcgccaataacaatacaaatcgtctcaagacgcttcataaaaaccagcctgcaacctccagagcaagcctgagggcgacggtggcaaagaaaaactccctttagtCCCTTAGTctttaaaatgacttcattAAACAAATGAACTTTGTGGCTATGACCATTAAAGGGGCAACGATCCTGGATTGaggaataaatgagaaaaacatgtaTGTTGTACGAGTACAAACACTCTGAAGATGGCTCAGCCTTTGGTAAATCAGGATCAGAAAGTCACCACGATACGACCGtatgtttattgtgtgtgtgtgtgcgtgtaacaACTGACCTCTGAAGAGTTCTGTCCACAGCAGTGTCTGTGCAGCCCGGTCTGTGATGGACTTCATGTCTGTAGGGATCTCCTGAGCGTTCACATACTCtgtatacgcacacacacaaagtaatACAACCATCAATGGGTGAAATGACAACTTAGATCATAGGTGGgatatattattatttctgaagACCCAGTacacgttttcttttcttccacaATGGCAGtgggttcttcttctttttttttttttttaacaaaccacATCAGAAAACAAATTTGATTCAGGAATAGTTTGAGGAACCCAACAAAGAGTTCAACAACGTGTTGCCTTCAAATTCCCCACGTCTTCTTCCAGTTGAGCTGGACACGTGTTTGTCCCACTCCTTCCTGCGCACACCTTCAGAGGTTAAGCCTCAGCAGGTCAGGGTTGATTTGGGGGAAAAAGGGGCTGACACAGTGTTAGGCCAGTGATGTGGTAGGAAACACTAGGTGTcattaacataaaaacaacagagccATAGAGTGACAGTTCTGCAGAATGCAAACTCTCCTGTTACATGTTACATATTCTGGCATTTTCAGCAAAGACTTCCGTCAAACACAATGCATGTAAATTTGttgcatgcaaataaaatgtattcataaCTTATTCTCCAATTCCATcactatttgtttatttccctGATAAAAGCGGGTTCGCTGTTCGTTACACCACGTTATCCTGATCCACCGTCAGGGCTGCAGCTAGTCATGCGGCACATACGATGGCAGCCTCCCCAGGTTAGAAGTCAGCTGGATTTGTAATTCTCTTAAATCACAGTTAAGCCCGAGGACCGCTGGCTTACTCACTGACGCTGTGCTACTTACTGAATCCGTCCCGTCGAGCGGACACAGTGAACGACCTCGCTACATTCAAGGTCGTCACGAAACTGCctgaaagtacaaaaaaaaagttggaggTGAACAGAGTTCATACGTACAGTGACGCTTAAGAGCATCTGCAaccacacaataataataataaatacaagtaTGAtatattgtttcatttgtttaattagtttctctttgtctgctttgaGGATTTGTGTAAAAAACACACCGATGTGTAGAgatatttatgcagaaatgtagaaaaacataCAGGTTCGAAAATCTTACCTGGTTTTGGCGCGGAGTAAAGCAATCGCAACGTTGCAGCCATCACTTGTCtaaacctgaaaacacacaacaatgagTTAATTCATTAACGAGTCATTATTCTTTCACAGAATATCTGTCTCAATATGTCGATGTGACTCGCCACAAATCCTGACACAATGTAACATTTGTAACacaatgtattttaaagtattcaaaaatgttgtgaatgcTGCTGAAAACAAGTCCTGATCAAAAAACTGACACCTAGAGGAGGACCAGGAAAACTCTGACTACCTGGAGCTCACAGAGCACCGAGACAAAAGGTCAACAACCGGACCTCCCACTTTATCAGGAGGATACTAGAAATCTGAAAAAACACAGTCTAGCTGCTAGACTGTGTTTTTTCCAAAGCTTAGGCTCCATCAGGCTCCTCATGGTTCATGAGTCTAGAGTCTTTTTCTCAGTTCACCCTGACAGTCGGTCATAGTTGCGGTTGGACAATCTcgtattatttctgttttgtacaCTTGGCATTAAATTCTTGTAAAATGTGTgggtgcatttttttaattcaagttcacgtctttaagttttaagtttaagaAGTGAGCTTAATAAAACAACAGTCAGAGAGGTCTCAATGGAGGGCAACATTCAAGCTACTATTTCATCAGCCTCTCCCAAACTGGCTGATGTTAATGCTCATGAATCCACCCTCAGGAAAACAGAACACAATCATGGTGGCAAACGCAAAGACACCGCTCTCCAAAAGGAACATTTCTGCAGTTTGCTAAACATCATTCACGACACACGGGGGCAGTAATGTCCGTGCTTGGGCTCGTTTTGTTGCACCTGTACCAGGACAACAGGTCATCACTGACGGACAAATTCATTCAGAACTATACCAGTAAATTCGAATAGAAAATGTCTGGACATTGATTCATGAATGGTAGAGAAACTCAGTCATTCAGTATGACAATGAGCCCAGACACACTAGATGTGCAGCAGCTCTCAGGGCTCACAGTCCAAACACAAGGTTTGTGTAATGACAAGGTTGTAAATCGGGAAGTAAACAACAGGGCAGATGCGTAAAGCCCACAGGACAGATCACTGCAGGTACCATCCGTCTCACATGTTGTTCATCTGGCCTGTACCCACCTGGAGAGCAGGCACCACTCCTTTCAACACAATCACATCTGTTAGTCTTATTCTCTTGTTTTCTACTGTGCTGTGACTGGACCTCAGTACGTCAGTGAACCATATTTTGAAAAGACAATAACAGCAGTGACACCTTTAAGCtgttctacaaaataaaagttaaataacaaCATCCAATTCAAATGTTGTTTAACCAATATCTCAGAACTACAGTGGTTCTGTCCTGAAACTGTCCAGAAAAGTTCAGTTGCCATTTTTGCTGCACCAGGGTGTCACACCACATAATGCAGATTCACTTACTTTTCCAAACTTACAGTTATACGTTTCTTTGAATAAATACTTGCACAAGCACAACATTTAAGGAAAAATTTGACtcatttttatatgaaaatatagaAATCCTCAAGgacacaaaaaatattaagtGGTACTGTACAAAAcgaggaaataaaatgttcgtgcaacaacaaacaatagGTAAAAAATATTGTATGTTAACTAATAAATTTatagtgaaaaaaaacatatatataaatagcaaTATAGCCCCTGTCAGAGGCTGTAAACAAGAAGAACCCACTGGACGTGGTGGCAGAGTTGTTGTTAACTTATGTTGTTGCACTATTGACGTTTAACTTATAGTTTCTTCAAAGACAAGAGTTAAACGATACAATTATTTTGTAAAGTAACATCTGACTccaataatgacattttttattttcacattaattttGGCCGCTCCGAGCCATCATATCGTAAATAACGTTACAAGAACAGACGCGAAAGATAAATTCAACGGAGTCGGAATGACACATTTAAGATAACTACTAGAAGCACTAAAACGCATAATGAAAACACCCTTGTGACGAGTTGATTGCACTGTGAATCTTAAcggaacaacacaaaataaactttACATTTACTTTGTAAATCTATGTAAGTAACTGTTACATGTTTATTGCTAGGCTAAGCTAGCGCTAACGTGAAGCACATACTGTCAAGGACTTATGTGCAAAGGTCACATGGAGATGAATAAAGGGAGGCTTTAGTTCCACCTATATCACACGAGCATGATGCAATTGTTGAGCTTTTAATGTCACCTTAAAAATCTACATTTGAAGCAAGACTTTGTTACCTTTGAGGGTTTTGAAGTCAAAGAAATGTCGCTGCTTGTGCGCATAGACCTTGCGTACACAGGAAGTTATATAACGTGATGGCGTCATGAACTTCTTCTTCGTTCCGTTATATTGGCGGTTGGCAACCAACAAAATGGGGCAATATCGCCACCATCTGGATCTTAGTGTGAAAAGCAAAGGAGATACAGCATGGAAATATAATGTTGGTTTGGTTTAGAGCACAGACTTATAGCAGCAGCGTTAACTGACAGTTGaagttatataaaaaacaaacaaaatacaccAGAGAAGTATgtgttttacatgtgttttttatgtgtttatattatgCTGAATATAGATGCCATTACACTGTAATGACAAAATTGTCACATGcttcaaatcattttattttgtatagtGTGTAGCCATAAGTTAAATCAAGATTCAAATTACACAATCAAATTCagaaaatgaatcaatgaaataaaataaaaatcttaaaatgaatgtgaatcaGAAAACAtcataatatatttatattaatgtaACTAATTCACTGAGCACTATACacaacttctctctctctctccatctctcataCACACCTCATCCACTTACTTATGTGCGTTAGTTCTGACAGACAATTGTATACTGTCCATTTTAAGGCATATAATGGAATGAATGCAATATATGCTTGACAGCAATAAGAACAGATAATTTAATAGGCACTAAATGCacttgaaaacacaaaacaaacattattctTTCTACCTGGAGCATGCTTTGCTTGCCAGCGAAGCCGTGCTaacagggtttctgcaggtttcaacCATAGATACATAAACACTAGATGAAGCATTCAGGCTGGTCAGACACGTCAACacagccgccatcttggacaGGGGCTCTTACCAGCAGCCAGACTGTGGTCAGTGCATCTGACTGACACTATAATGACAGACTTTTGCGTCGTTTACTGATGCTCccatgaaagaaacaccaaaaccaagcaACAGGGAATACCGTTTCAcaagtgagaagatgttttatattattttactgttatgAACGTGTTGAATGTATCTCTAAAGCTTACGCAATTAAACTACTGTATCTTGTTACTAGCTTATGtaaggataagaaaacaaaatatgtttctgtCAGTAAGACATCAGTAATATGataaaagtggacaaggaaGCACCATGCGATGACATGATCTATGCAAATCTtagtttatttgaattttcttgtttggttttgttttatgtgcaacgaagctacagAGACAAAGTAGCCTAATTTCTGTCTGTCGAACTCTTCCTGTAACTTTatcgtgttttattttgatcattatatcataaactctattgtgttattatttttaaatatatcattatcattgtttttattgttaatccATTATCAGTCCGTTTTGACAAATACCTACAAGCCTTTCAATGGCGTTgcacattatctgcattttaatttaaccaaactATATTGTATCATTctatctttatttataaatataacagatttaaaatcgattgaaaattcagtgagttaaTGTATATCTACGGGTTTCAACATCCATATGGGCAAAAAGGAGGTCCGGAATTACTTGAAAAATATATCAATTTATTCACAGTTCTTTCACATTGCAGCGTTTGCTGCAATGTGAAAGAACTGTGAATAAATTGATTTTATGACAGCTCTATGTTTTTTCCCATTTCCCGTGGGATTCCAGCGTCTTGATGCCCAAtgttccaaactttttttttgcacaaggtGCAGTGTGCTTCATGAATATTTCCAGTGCTTCAATCATGTTAAATTCTTCATTCTGGAGCCACACATTGTTGAATTTGTATGTACCCATCTTACAAAAAGCGCTAACTAACTAATATTCTCTTTATAATTTAcagactttattttcatatttttcctaATTTTCTTATCACTACACTACGCAACTTACTCTATGTGTCAATGTGTTCAGTTTTTAGTTCAGAACTTCATATGAAGTTGCAGAAATTAGAGCAGCATAGCTCTGCTCTAATTTATTACCAGATAAAGCAAAGCTCAAatacaatttaacatttttagaaTGGACTGTCACAGTGCATTAGTGACAGAAAATCACAACCCTCCACacgcaaaaacaaataaataaatacaaaaacaaaaaagacaaaggtgAAAACATCAGTGAATAAATTAAGTGTGCTTCCAGTTCGTCTTAAATATACAGTGAGTCTTGTCTTCATCTTGTCGTCATGGTGAACTTTCTGCAGACCTCCGGTCTACGTTGGACAACGGACTGTAAATAACAGCAGAGATGGATTTTAACAAAGCAAAAGCATCTAAAT
The nucleotide sequence above comes from Mugil cephalus isolate CIBA_MC_2020 chromosome 2, CIBA_Mcephalus_1.1, whole genome shotgun sequence. Encoded proteins:
- the ndufs8a gene encoding NADH:ubiquinone oxidoreductase core subunit S8a, coding for MAATLRLLYSAPKPGSFVTTLNVARSFTVSARRDGFKYVNAQEIPTDMKSITDRAAQTLLWTELFRGLSMTMSYLFREPATINYPFEKGPLSPRFRGEHALRRYPSGEERCIACKLCEAICPAQAITIEAETRADGSRRTTRYDIDMTKCIYCGFCQEACPVDAIVEGPNFEFSTETHEELLYNKEKLLNNGDKWEAEIAANIQADYLYR